AGAAAACAAGCCGTCAAACTTccctacaaaaagaaaagaaacctTCTGTAGCTTTAGATTTTTCAAGTGAAACTGTACCACTAGATTTGCCATGAAAGATGTTTTCACAGGATCTTGAGCCAGTCATTTGCTTAGCATGTGCCAAGTGATGCCAGGTCACTAGACTAGAATAGCAAGCTGCATCTTTGTTTTCCTCTCCATGTCTTTGCCTGGCCGAGGTCACACATGTGCACGGCGGTAGTTTAGGCAATGTGCCGGCCAGGGCCACTAGCGGCCGATCTGGCCGGAGAAAAGCCCTCAAATCTCAATCATCTATCTGTAAAGCCTTTCCTCGCGCTTTTGCCAGAGCGGCTCCGCAAAAAACGCCATGGATCTTTCTCTAGTTCAGCTAGATTTACCTGCCCCTGTTGTTACCTTTTTCCCCTGTGGTCCTCTCGTGGGGGAAAGTTCGATTCggcaagaagaaaaatagttTTCCGAAGTCTCGTCAGCCTCTTGCCTACACTTTGTGTGAAACTGCCTGCTCCCGATTTGTCCAGCTCGGATACCGCTCCGAATCTTTCATGATTTTGATCGCTCTGGGTTGTGATTTGCAAGGAGAGCCGGATAGATGCCTTGCCCGGTTGGACTACAGCTGGATGGCTGACTAGTGACTACTgactgattgattgattggcTGACCGGTCGCGTAGAACAATCGAGGAACTTGAATTACGTGTGGTCGCCTGGGAAATTTCCTTTGGTTATTATTTAACACCAACTCTCCCGTGAAATGGGAACCATCGATTTCTGTAAAGAATATTTTTGTAAAATAGCATTTCGTTTTCATCTGACGTAGGAAGGGTTTTGGTCACTGTTGGTGTGAAGGAATGCTATCTTTGTTTGGACTAGGATGGTGCCAAAAATTATAAACCTGATTCTAACGAGGTGATTAAACAAAAGGTAGCATGCTCAAGGCGAGATTAAGAGCAGGATAATACAGAGCAGTCAACACATGGGACGCATAATAAAACCTAGAAGATTTGAAGGAGATGCTGTGCAATACTGAGAATTTCAATGCGAAACAGTGTCCTACGGATGAGCACACACAGAGGTACCGACAGCGACGCTGCGCGGGATATTCCGATGCGAAACGGCGTCGCGATCACATGATGTTTGCATCCTTCCCTTCCCTAGCTACAGCACATGGTTGACGGACTAAAGCATTCCGGGCTCCACGAGGGTAGAACATTGACAGCTTATCTTGTTGTTGTATCCCTGAAAACATCCGCTGGAACATCAAACAAGCAAAGAGGTCATTTCAGGTTTCCCGCGTAGGGGCATGTGTTGAGCACTGTAAAGCTTCTGGATATGTCAACCTGGTTGTCACTGTGCTGTTCTACTCTACATCCGCCTCCACTTGTCGATCTCCTTTGATGTTGCTTTGATCAGCTTCCTGGTACTCTCCATCACCTCATCAAACAGGGCATCAAACTCTTGgctgcacttttttttttgacagatAGAACGATGAGATAAAATGTGCAGGTAAATTACATGCAGCCATGTAGGAAGATTGTACTGTACACAGCTTAACCATTGCTAGGTAGTCTCCTACAAAATTCACCAAAGTTTGCATCAAGTGTAGGAAACACCTTTTGACATCTCTATTAACACTTATAAGCAGATTCAAGGCCAGATACGTAGAACTCATCTATGGAGGTAAGCATGCCAAACAGTAGGAAATGGAGTCATCTTGCATTAGCACAAAACATAGAGTTATCGCTTACTCATAAGTTAGGTTCTTGGAGTTCAGAAAGGATCTCCTGATGTTTGAATATCTCCCATTCTCGTCATATGCAATTCCCTTTCCAAAACCATAACCAAAACCTATGCCTATTCCACATCCAGCACCAGCTCCAAATCCTATCTGTAAACCAGGGAATCCAGCTCCAATTCCTGCACCTGTTGACCCacaaaagaaataagaaagtAAGAGAACAAAATAACTTGATGTTAGAGTCCATGGTCAGTATGTGAAATCAGATGTATTCTGCTGTTCTGAGTCACCGTGTAATAAACATTGTGTTCTTCTAGATGGTATTCCCTCAGTAGTAACTCTGAATTATTCAGAAATCCAACATAACAATTATTTTGTTATAACAAATATAACTGATTAAATGACAGCTATAGTTCAGAGCAGGTGCGTGAAACATGACTTGCtgaattatatatttttacaaAGGGAGAACAAATTTACAGGATGCATAGGCATCTTAACCTCAGTAAGAAATATAAAATCAAATATATTGAGATGACCTGAAGCATCCACGTGAATATCTAATAAGCTTTACTTAGCTAGCTTGAAATAGAAATCTTGCCATGAGAACTGGAAGCTTAAACTGCTGTTACAAGGGTAATCTATGTATCAGTATTGGTTTTAGTTTCTCAGACTTTGGAAAGTAAGTAGAGAGTTTGTTACTAGACTCTTCATTTTCACCACATTTTCCTGGCGAGCTCTGTTTATCAGGTTCGTTTCCTCCTAGATGGTACAATTGATATCATCAAAAGTATGTCCAGGTACATCTACATTATAACTTCAGCAATCAAACTGTCACTAGATGTATTCTGCCAATCATACTATGATTCACTGACCTTGAACCGCAGATTCCTCTTTAAGtaagcataaaaaaaaaatatgtccACAAACACATGGATGAATCTATCTTTAAGAATATGTATATACGCCATGCCATAAGGCCACGTCCagttgaaaaaataaatatcaagAAATCAGAAAATTATCTAAGAGTTGCCTGCTCGAACGCCTAGGGCTAATGACAGATGCTAAACCACTACAAATCACTCTGAACCACTGGCTAGGCCCCGACGCAAGGAGAAGCAGCGACACTAGCCTTGCACCTGGGATCAAAGCTCACAGTAGCCAAACGACTGGGATTAATTTCCCTAGCGCCTTGTTAAGCGCCCGCGCTGTACGTGCCCTAAGGATATCCATGTTCAAACATTTAGAAAGTTGTACTTCTTTTGAAGGGCAGTGGACTCGTTTTAAACGTGTAACTAGTCAAACTGTATACAAAACTGGGAGCGTGATATTTTCACAGTTAACCCGGTGTGGGAAACACTCTAATTCTAACATTTCGAACATACCTAAATATTTCAAACACTCTGTAGTCTATACTACAACTACTAAGAGAATATCCGGTCCAATTATTTGTATCATGTAGTCTGATCCTGACGGGTCCCGAATTTCTGCGCCCTATTCCCCAATCCCTCAATGATAGCACCTAATACCTAAATTAAACACCGTTCAGTAATAGTCTATGCGCCAGATCAACCCGATTAATGGAAAAATGCACTACCACGTTCGCCCCCGATTGAGTCGATTGCTGGTGATTCCTGAACATTCTGGAGCGTTTAATGGGGAGCAGAAAGGTGGAGAAAGAGGACGAAGGGTGGTTTATGGTTATAGGTTATGGACGGCAAGCCACGTACCGCCGATGATGCCGactccgacgccgacgccgcagCCGGCGCCGATGCCGAAGGAAGGACCCAGCTTGCCGAGCGCGTCCGACCTCACCACCGGAAGGCCCCACCTCGAcgcgcgcctcctccagccGAACGACATCTCTCTCGCTCCCCGAGGTTCGACGACAAGCCGGAGACCCTTCGAGATTTCTCTCC
The Brachypodium distachyon strain Bd21 chromosome 2, Brachypodium_distachyon_v3.0, whole genome shotgun sequence genome window above contains:
- the LOC100829276 gene encoding protein TRIGALACTOSYLDIACYLGLYCEROL 5, chloroplastic isoform X2, producing the protein MSFGWRRRASRWGLPVVRSDALGKLGPSFGIGAGCGVGVGVGIIGGAGIGAGFPGLQIGFGAGAGCGIGIGFGYGFGKGIAYDENGRYSNIRRSFLNSKNLTYERLPSNG
- the LOC100829276 gene encoding protein TRIGALACTOSYLDIACYLGLYCEROL 5, chloroplastic isoform X1; the protein is MSFGWRRRASRWGLPVVRSDALGKLGPSFGIGAGCGVGVGVGIIGGAGIGAGFPGLQIGFGAGAGCGIGIGFGYGFGKGIAYDENGRYSNIRRSFLNSKNLTYDQEFDALFDEVMESTRKLIKATSKEIDKWRRM